In Parafrankia irregularis, a single genomic region encodes these proteins:
- a CDS encoding sulfotransferase family protein translates to MPTIADAPGPNFAPDALREAAERKSGRSDYGSDSYTAALAPLLYSIEHEAALTDAGRREVWGRIVDALANRLTLVAWEKANPGPASAPVDAPLVVLGLGRTGSSILHETLSAAPGRRAPRTWEVRDFSLVHAVTDAASDERIRRLDADIARANDRVPGYAAIHHSDAHVPMECVALTALDLVSIQFATIAWAPTYREFLVSVDPRSAYQWHQRALRFLQAGKPRARWVLKAPMHSLYIDTLAQTYPDAMIVQTHRDPTTVLASMCSLYATLRQARSDRTDTQGQAAADVAYTVEGIQRAVDYRNDHPDFDVRCRDVSFKEFMADPAATLAGIHEHFGVELTGQARSAMLGYLRNRPRDKYGRHHYSLEQFGLTHEKLVPLVADYTHRFARFL, encoded by the coding sequence ATGCCGACCATCGCTGACGCACCAGGCCCGAACTTCGCACCGGACGCGCTCCGTGAGGCCGCCGAACGCAAGTCCGGCCGCAGCGACTACGGCTCGGACAGCTACACGGCCGCGCTAGCACCCTTGCTCTACTCCATCGAGCACGAGGCTGCGCTCACCGACGCCGGTCGGCGTGAGGTGTGGGGTCGGATCGTTGACGCGCTGGCCAACCGGCTGACGCTGGTGGCCTGGGAGAAGGCCAACCCTGGACCGGCGTCGGCACCGGTCGATGCTCCTCTGGTCGTCCTCGGCCTCGGTCGCACCGGCTCGTCGATCCTGCATGAGACGTTGTCCGCGGCGCCCGGGCGACGTGCGCCCCGAACCTGGGAGGTCCGCGACTTCTCCCTGGTGCACGCGGTGACGGACGCGGCCTCCGACGAGCGGATCAGGAGGCTCGACGCCGACATCGCCCGCGCCAACGACAGGGTGCCGGGGTACGCCGCCATCCACCACAGCGACGCCCACGTCCCGATGGAGTGCGTCGCGCTGACCGCACTCGACCTGGTGTCCATACAGTTCGCGACGATCGCCTGGGCGCCGACGTACCGCGAGTTCCTCGTGTCCGTCGACCCTCGCAGTGCCTACCAGTGGCACCAGCGAGCGCTGCGCTTCCTCCAGGCGGGCAAGCCGCGTGCCCGCTGGGTCCTCAAGGCCCCGATGCACTCGCTGTACATCGACACGCTGGCACAGACCTACCCGGACGCCATGATCGTTCAGACGCATCGTGACCCGACAACCGTGCTGGCCTCGATGTGTAGCCTCTACGCCACGCTGCGGCAGGCGCGATCCGACCGGACCGACACCCAGGGCCAGGCGGCGGCCGACGTCGCCTACACTGTCGAGGGCATCCAACGCGCGGTCGACTACCGGAACGACCACCCCGACTTCGACGTGCGATGCCGCGACGTCTCGTTCAAGGAGTTCATGGCCGACCCAGCCGCCACCCTCGCCGGCATCCACGAACACTTCGGAGTCGAACTCACCGGACAGGCGCGCAGCGCGATGCTTGGATACCTGCGGAACCGCCCCCGGGACAAATACGGCAGGCACCACTACTCGCTGGAACAGTTCGGTCTGACACACGAGAAACTGGTCCCCCTGGTGGCCGACTACACCCACCGCTTCGCCAGGTTCCTATAG